The Solanum lycopersicum chromosome 2, SLM_r2.1 DNA window TTGTTACAATCTTTGTCCTTCGGGTGAGCACTTTGTGATTTCTGGATAAATCCCCCACTGTGTATTAGCTTGCAAATCACATAGGGAATGTAAACCGCATTAGGCAAACCCTATGCTACAAGCTCAACTCAGAAGGCATTAAGGGGAGATCAATCAGGGGTCATCCGTGTGGATAACCACCCTCCTAACCAACTAAGTCATCCCGAaggacttattttttttattttttaatcaaacagGAAAATTATAAtcctttaataatatttttttccaattttttttaaatattttaaattattaattaggttaattttacaatatttttggTTTAATTTTCCTAATTAACAACATTGTATCCATAATTAATATAtccaaaaaaatcattattaatatgTATTCAAAGTTGCTAAAGTATTTAACAACATTAAGTGTTGGTTATAAATACACTATTATATTAttgctaataataatataaagacaattatattattgcggtaaattattcatttgttgcgatgaatattttaaacttctttCCGTGAAACTAGTTAAATtgaatatatgtaatatatttatattaggagggggggggggggggggagagagaaacttgaaacaaataaaagaacaaatgtaaatcaatttaattatagTTATAATACGAGTTTTATTCATGATATGCCaacaatcaattaattattttcatcttacGTTTTTTCTGTAGTACAGCAAAATCAATATCTAGTTAAATCTCCgttaagtttaaaaaataaattttgagacctcctttttgtttttttgctcCAAACTTCATACAACCCAAAATAGATCTTACCAGTATTATTGTCTTTTCCTTTTCTGATCAtaatacttttttatataaattttttcccATTAATCTCACTTGTCAAATTCACCTTTCTTTCCATTAATCTCACTTGTCAAATTTACCTTTCTTCCATTGAGTATTATCTCCCCATTTAGCCATAAGATAAACAGGTGAATTGGTCCAATCAAATGCATAAGTCATTAGTGACACTAGactatattagtattattaatgTATCCAGTTATCTATAACCAATTACTTGTATAAATTTTGCACCATGTGTTttgtaattcaaatatatttaatgacTATGTCAGTTAATTTACAATTGCACAGTATTATATGTGTGGTAAcacatttaatttatataacttaGAGTTGGTACACCAATTAATTCTTACTCGTCTTTGAGTAACTTCCAAAAGCGTTTATCATTTTTCCAAACAGTATTAAAAGCTTTTGgataaattatataatcactAAATAAGTGTATAATTTGTTCCgccatatatatttgaattcgCTTAACTtctgaaattaataatttcctCGTTCTATCGTGAAAATTTTTTATCCAACTATGACAAAAATGAGGGGTAAATTAATTAGAGGACACACAAGAATTCTTTTTTAATGACACTAGAAAATAATAAtcctttaattatatttcttttgaaatttctattaaatatttttaattattaattactttaattaacaatatttttggTATAATTTGCATAATTAACAACATTGTATTCATAAGTAATATCATTGTATTCAAAGTTATTGAAGTCTTTAACAACATCAAGTGTTgattataaatacataatatgcTATGTTATTGCTACTAATAATATAAAGtcaattatattattgtagaaaaattatttatttattgcgatgaatattttaaactttttctaGTGATACTAtagtaaaattgtatatatgtaatataGTAATTAGTGTGTCGGGGGGGCGCAAActtgaaacaaataaaagaacaaacgtaaatctaaattaattgaaGTTATAATTGAGTTTAACATATGAGTTTCATTTATGATATAACAATAATCGACAAATTATTTTGGTCCTACAATTTTCTTTGTAGTACAACTAAATCAATATCTAGCTAGATCTCTGTCAAGTTTACTGAATGGATTTTGAGACCTCCTTTCCACTTTTTGTTCCAAACTTCATACAATCCAAAATAAATCTTATCAGTATTGTtcccttttccttttatgaTAGTAATAGTTTCTGATATCATCTTTTTGTCATTAGTCTTAGTTGCCAAATTTACCTTTCTCCATTGAGTATTATCTCCCCATTTAGCCATAAGATATATTGGTGAGTTGTTCCAACCGAACGCATCAGTCATCAATGACATTGTAAATTCAATGTTGTATGatgttttctttgttatattaATATCGTCGATGCAACCAGTTACTTCCAACCAATTTACCTGTATAAGTTCTGCATCATCCTTTCTGTAATTCAAATAGATTTAAAAACAGTGTCAGCTTGTAAGGTAGTACATATATATGTAGTAGCACACATTTAATTTATACGACTTAGATTTTGTTCACCAATTAACTCTTACTCGTATTTTGGTAACTTCCAAAAGCGTTTCTCATTTCCCCAAACAATACTAAGAGCTTTCGGATAAACTATATAACCCTGCGAGCAATGAAAATAACAATagcaaattttaaaacataaactCGAACACAAGTATAATGCCCAAAGGGAAGTAGAACAAGAATTGCGAATATTGGAAGAAACTAATGGATGAAATTTTGCTCTACCTTTTGTGTTTTAGAGAATGTGTGGTTGCCTTGATAGTGAAGAGATCTTGAAGCCATTTGATTTGTACTAATTACTCACAAAGTTACAAAGAATAATGTGTAGATTTAAGTGATAtgtgatatgtatatatagagatgAAATGCATGCACTAAGCCAAATTAAAAGGAGAAATTGGGGAATCAACTAATAGTCAAAAAGGAATGTCACATGCACTgtccaaataatatatttcttgaATGAAATGTTTTAGTTATTCATTATATCGGATTACTTTATGCACTAATTAGAATCTATGGGCTGAGCTAGTTGCCACCTGAATACGAGTTTAACGAATTCAAATAACTTTTActtaaagttttaatatatttgtattaaagaaaAACTCATTAATCAAACAgcttttattcattcatatatttagaaaatattctaTAATTAGTCAAAAATTGGATACGTAAAACTAGAAGTCTAGAACCGTCCTTTGTTTATGTAATGGATTCCAGTAATTACCTTGACTTAATTAATCGGATTAATTATAGAAATTCCACTTTTAGTTACTTGCTGTCATTATTCCCTACAAGTTTTGCAAATTTTcgaaatttctcatttttttcttaagtcaAATATATCATTAATGTATCCCGACCTTCTTTTTAATGTGTCGTCGCATGTATCCGACcatctttttaatatatcagCGCTTTAATTTTTTGGCCATTAAtgtttctgtttctttttttaaaatgtattagcGTTTGTATTATTGTATCTGTTTGAGGGATTGCTATAGTTATAAAACTTTTAAGaggtaaattataattttaccttGAAAGTATGTAATTTCTGTAATTTGCCCTTAATTAATTTGTCGTCCAAATTTGACTTTTCTACTTAATTAATCTTGTGAGTAATGTCtttctaaaattgatttttttttttttttgctttaattgtgtttatttatatttatggaaTCCGATTTGGTCAGAAGATATGGAGGCAAATGATCAATTTTATGACTATGCCGACAGAGAGCATAATAGTAATGGCCTAAGTTAAATTTGaccaaaattaaattagttgcATTAAAGGTGATGTTTTTTAAtaacgaaaaagaaaaaagaatatggAGTTGCTTTACAATATTAGATATTGTTCAATGAACAATATTAGTTGAAAGATGATAATTCTAGAGAACACATTGATAACTAATAAAAACGTGTTCATGAAAGCAAAAGTTGATGCACTTAATTTGTTATGTGACATACAACACCGATTTATTAGTTCTTTTAATATTACTTATATCATTGCTATTTCGAGTCTTTTCATTTTGATTTCCATTGTCATCTATACGTTTTTTatgctttaattatatattaattatctttttaatagATAATTGAGTATTTTTAATCAAACATATTCGATATCTTTagatatacaatatatatttaactaaaaatattaatttacttCATAATTTTCACTATTCTTAGAATGATGAATTCGCCTTTGGTAAATTCTTAAGTTCTAAAAATAGTGAAAGTCAAATTAtctagatatatttttttcaatattgatatttaattgaTCTTCTTAGATAACTGTCAGTGGCCACTACCGCCTCCATCGTGGCCATTTTAACGCATGAGTCGTGACcaaacttctttttttctttctccacAATTTATTGGgatgataataattaaattagtgATGGATAGTGGAATGGATCTTTTCGTTCAATCAGCATATAAGCCTATTTTTGCTACTATTCCATTGCTCCCTTTGCTTACTTCTTAGAAAGCTACacctttatttttgtttttgaaattactTGTGGAGAAATAGAAATTAAAAGTTGATTGTTGAGCAGATTTTGGCAACTCATTTAACATGGAGGGAGAAAGCGGACCAACGATCACTGGAGACCACTGAATCACAATGGTGGCGTGAGAGAGAAGCGGCGCAGTGGTGCACGCCATCACTGTTTCGCAATAGATCGGTGTGAGAGAGAGGTGACACAGGCTAGTGGAGAGGAGAACGAGCAGGGTGAGAGTAAAGTCATGGCAGTTAAGGGGTTTTTCGTCCAAATATGGTGGTGTGGTGGCTTAGGTTGTTATTTTTGTGGAGTTGAAAGAGGAAAGAAAAGTAGTGATGGTATGCGGCTGAGATGAAGATGGGTGAGGGAGAAAGTATATGTAATTTCACCGACAAAAAATGGCGACGATGGCGGCAATAGTTTTCTTCGGACGATTTTGGGAGTGAAATAGTGAAAATTAAGAGAATTGGATGTATGGAAATTCTCtttaaaaattaccaaaaataaattaaaatgttattattttacattttattaaataattttgattaataattttaagaaaatagttTTGATATGACATTAATATATCTGACGTGGATATGTCATGTCAATATATAAAGGAGAGTGAGCTACAAACAATGTTGAAAAGACTTAAAAGTCTCATTTTAATTGAGTATAAGGGTCCATATGACAAGGGGGTGAATAGAAGGGTTTAGAATACAAATTGAtacatgtataagagttcatatcaAACCATTTTGTCTAAATATTATATGTGTAAAGATTAATTTCtctaatataattgaattaaatatatcaaagccaattttttttgttaaatgagACACGTAAGAGATAAAAACAATTGTTGTATGTCACTTAAATTTCTTTATTCCTTTTACGCATATGAATCACATGGGAGATAATAAGTTTCATCAATGTAATTGTGTATACATCGTTCTTAAATAAACATAATACAACAAGGAATTCTGCTTCTTGTTATAAGAACGAAAGGTTTGTGAAAAGCAAGGTCTCAACAAAATCAAATCTAACAAATTAAATGCTTTAATTCAAATATCACATCAATACTAGACTGGTCTCTAAGTTAATCATCATTGGGTTTGagatgatgtgattatataatttatgaagATTATCGTTCAAACAATCCACACTCTGATTCCACATGTAAGATTAAATACTTTTTATGCATAATATCAAGATCTTGAACACGATAATCTTACATAAAGATTGTCAAGAGCACATAACTAATGAGGAAGACATCATCACAGAGAAAAGCGAAAGCGTCAGTCGTAAATTGGTTCTACCTCCTTACCCTAACTTTTATATTACCAATACCGTCGGTGATGGAATTATTCTAGAGAATATGTGATAACCCTAATGGGTAGAGTGAGGACCAATTTATAGAGGTTATGATTTAATCTGGTACGTACATCAAGTAAACAATGTACGGACGAGATATATTCcttattaaatactatttatgGTATTACTTGGGTTACAAATAAACTTgggtcataaaaaaaataattaataataattaataataaggcGAAATGGCCTGAGAGACCCCTGTACTTGACTTCGTTTGTAAGTTGGACCCTCTTACTTATCAATTTGTAAATTGAACCCCTGAACTGGTCAGAACGTAATATTTTAAGCCTGTTTTTCATCTGACTAGGGTGTGTGAAGTACTTTGCTTACATGTGGGATTCCATGtcatttttaatgaaatgtaAGAAATTAcaagttaaaaattttaaaaaaataaatcaaaccaCTTTTCTAATTTCTGGAAATTTTAGATgagcattatttttttaaaaaaaatttatccaaatAAGCATGTTCTTCATATTTATTCCAAATTGAACACTAAATTCATGTCAAATAGATGAGATTTTTCTCCATTCGACTTGAAAATTCAAATACAAGTTCACTACCACAAATCCAACAAATCTCAATCacaattttgaatcaatttcACAAATTCACAACATACACTTGTTATTTTCAAGCTTTCTCTAGCTTATCATGGAGTTTTAATTATTCCATATCCACCATTATCCTTTGTGTTAATCCTTAGATCTCTTTTTTGaaacctaaaaaataaataataatcttaATACTTTTAGACTAGAAAGTTAAAATCTAAAAGACTTTTAAACTAAGTGATTAGGGTGAATGGTTGATttgtaatgaaaaaaaaaagtgtgggTTGAGAAGAAAATGGATGAAGGAGAGAATGAAGAGTGAGAGTGGTCATGTGGTGGATGAAAttccaagaaaaagaagagagaaagggGGCTGAGGGGGGGAGGAGagaggggtgggggtggggtgggagAGGGATGGTCGAGGAAgattggtttttattttttttcaatataatttgatagttattagtatatttaaatattttagtgtaAAATACCTTTTTCACTTGTTGTCAAACGTGTGTTGTCACGTAAATTTCCAACTTAGCATTATCAATGACACATAAGTTCGGTCAATAGTAAAAGGGGTTTAATATATTGTGTTTTGATGAGTTTAGGGATTCAGTTGACAAATTGATAAGTAAAAGTGTTCAATTTACAAATAGAATCAAGTACAAGGGTCTCCCAGGTCAATCCGCCTAATAATAATTCTTACACGTTTTACCCTTGAGATAAAATGTTCTTGATAATGTAATGTatgtatcaaaaatataaatattaccgAATAATCAAATATAAGCTATGTAAAATAGTTCAGTTCCATGCGaaacacaaattatttttgCCTAGCTTATGTAAAAAAAATCGATAGTTAAGAAAAGTTATAACTAAGCTCCTCTTAAATCTTATATGATAATTGAGAATAATGCAATTTCGTCACACTCACTCTAACAAACTAATTTGGGGAGTCATTTTTCACTAATAAGGAACAAGTTGTGGCAAATCAGAACAATTCTATATAAATCAGTCAtcacaacaacatcaaataTAATTGTTTCAAGTTATTCCTCTAACCGCCCCATATCATGTAAAAATGTTACTATTTTGTGAACcaaactattttttcttttaattacaACTTTTTCTAACTTCATGTTAATGTATTGAATCATTCACTGTATTAGCTTGTAACGATTTTCGTATATATAATATTGTCAGCTATCACAAAGTTACAAATTTATTTGCTTTCGCTGATATAAAAGGGAGGAGTGTACGCAAAATTCTGGAGGAGTGAAGTGgcaagaaaattataattatattcatgacgtaagaaatataaattaaatacaaaattacaaaatacaaatcaaTTTAAGAAACACTCCAAAATacatgaacaaaataaaaaataattaattaagctaTCCCTTTTTTGAACTCTGATTTATGGAATTACAAGGACACATGTTTCAATCTTACGAGTATTGTTTTTCCACTTGAGTTAGGTTTATGGGATGAATTTTGAGACCTCCTTTCCACTTTTTGTTCCAAACTTCATAcaatccaaaataaattttatcagtATTGctcccttttcctttttttatagtAATAGTTTCTGATATCATCTTTTTGTCATTAGTCTTAGTTGCCAAATTCACCTTTCTCCATTGAGTATTATCTCCCCATTTAGCCATAAGATAAATTGGTGAATCACTCCAACCGAACGCATCAATCATCAATGACATTGtaaattcaatattatatgatgtttttttcGCTATATTAATATCATCGATGCAACCAGTTACCTCCAACCAATTTACTTGTATAAGTTCTGCATCATCCTTTCtgtataattcaaatatatttgataaaaacgTCAACATATTAAATACAACAGGAGATCAGTATAATTAAATTGATCTCAAgatgaatttatatatgtacTCCTATATTGTCTTTTCATTATGCAAAATGTTGtccttttataaaaattaatgttCAACTTCTTTATGAAATCAAAATATAGTtggcaaaaataaaattaaagaaaattgtattCTTACTCATTTTTGGGTAGCTTCCAATAACGCTTATCATTTCCCCAAACGATATTAAGTGATTTAGGATGAATTATATAACCCTGCAAGCAACAAAAATAAcagaattaaataaatcaacatAACAAAATTCGATGGATTAAGAATATGTAACGAGAGAAAGAAGAATTGCAATATAGGAAGTATATGAAGTGTTCTGTACCTTTTTTGTTATAGAGAATGATTGATTGCCTTGATAGTGAAAAGATTTTGAAGccatttaattttctatataagtTGAATTGTAAAGAATTTGGAGATTTCAGTGtcttataataattttggctACAAAaatcacacatatatataaaatatatagagagagaaatggAATCAATAGTCACACGTAGTAATAGTAAGAGACATTTATATTAGCATAGAATATGGAATAAGATATCATGTCTTATATTCTAATACGTCGGCATGCAATTGAAGAAAACGTTTTATTCCTTATGGGCTTACTAAGTCAACTAACTAGGTATTTATATAAGAATGATTGCAACAAATATTCTcgtatttttttcaattttatattttattttcactttttcatcatattttgtACAAATGATatatacatattggaatgaatatgacttaagaaaggaaataaaattctgaatagaaaaataaatatagaaaagatATACGAATACGAATGTGtttcttaaatagctacatatttatttgacatacatgTTGAAAAGAATACAAACTAATCAAGAGATATAAGtttcattatacaaaatacaacatgaaaatTAGAATGAATATAAATGCAAATGGTATACAGATTGGAATGAATATGATTTAAGCAAGgatacaaaatttgaaagataGAATAAATACACTGTGAAAAAAAGTATGTCAAATCAAATTTCtaagttaaaaaattttaaatttaatagataaaacTATAACCTATTatcataaagtttcattacaataattattgaaaactgaatattgaatttatttgacatacatgTTGAAAAGAATACAAACTAATCAAGAGATATAAGtttcattatacaaaatacaacatgaaaatTAGAATGAATATAAATGCAAATGGTATACAGATTGGAATGAATATAAATGCAAATGATATAAAtgtaacgaccctcttagtcgttttagaaatttcaaccattatttttatattaacctttttagtagattttatgattaatttatatcacttataagaatgagtgacatgatttttagatttaataaaagattattttgttgctaataataatggaaaaaaaagaaaagaaaagagaaaaaaaagaaaagaaaaaggaaattaattcaataaataaataaaataaaatataaagaaaaggggcaaagtgccctaacCCTTTTAAAAGCTGCGAGTGCTCAtacgaagaaaaaaaaaacagaaagaaatacgcaggtaagaaaagaaaagaaagggagaaaagaaaaagaaaaaggaggagaaacatcgatatttttatctcgagatatcaaggtaattattcttatcctttctattaaatttttgtgtaactaggaatagatttttaggttaaaatgtgtataatttatactaatatgtgaaCTTGTGAACTTGAGAttataaatgtgtataagtattatggttcaatcattggacaatgattagtcctaatcattggacaatgattactccaagattaggattattaatagtggaacgataaatatgaatttgaacattgaaaataagtggtttcagcaaatagttttgtagtccgccattgatgtgttgggcagttagtttcggctttaattattttcatttgattatcatattaggattcaagttttgatatattgagatatgtgttaaatagtgggtgcattatgatatataaaaatcattataattatgttattcggagaattaagatttaaccctaaacttgaaattcagaaaatatgagatttgatcaattggttggaataaaaatttagaaattttattataaatttggatgagttttgggtgtaagctagagatatagcaatatgaatgttgttagtttcgaaatcatatcgtggttatttatttgaatagattttattggtttggaagtcaaccaaaagaggaaggctcaagttttggagtcattgttcgactatttgaggcaagtggatttctaaactctt harbors:
- the LOC138341776 gene encoding protein PHLOEM PROTEIN 2-LIKE A9-like, which codes for MASRSLHYQGNHTFSKTQKGYIVYPKALSIVWGNEKRFWKLPKYEKDDAELIQVNWLEVTGCIDDINITKKTSYNIEFTMSLMTDAFGWNNSPIYLMAKWGDNTQWRKVNLATKTNDKKMISETITIIKGKGNNTDKIYFGLYEVWNKKWKGGLKIHSVNLTEI